GCCGCTTCAAGACCCACGCGCAGGTCGGCATGATCGGGATCAACGTCGGCGTCCCCGCGCCGATGGCGGTTTTCCCGTTCGCCGGCTGGAAGCAGAGTTTCTTCGGCGACCTCCACGCCAACGGCGAAGACGCGGCCAAGTTCTGGACCGAAAGCAAAGTCGTCGTCGCGCGCTGGATGTGATTGACAAGTTGCGACGCGCACGCAGCACTCGCGAACGCGCCCGAGTTCCGCGCCCGTTTCACCTGCTTCATTTTTTGTCCTCCCCCTTTGCCAAAGGGGAGGTGTCATCGCGAAGCGATGACGGAGGGGGCTCTTCAAGCACGCGACGACGCATTTCCGTCGGAAAAACGCGATGGAAGCGTTTTCATGATGAGCGCCCAATTACCCGAATTGAAACCTGTTTTTAGTTTCGAATTGCTATAATCACGACGTGACTCTTGTTCAGGCCCGGCCAATGTTGGCTCGAGTGTTCAGGTCTCCCGACGCTTTCTCCGCCCGAGTTCAAGCACCGGTCTCACGTTCAGTTTCAAGGGCAGGATGGAAAGCGTCATGAAGCTTTATGTCGGCAATCTCTCTTTCAGCACGTCCGAGCAGCGCCTCCGCGAGATCTTCTCCGAGCACGGCGATGTCTCCTCGGCGACTCTCGTCATGGATCGCGAAACCGGCCGCCCGCGCGGCTTCGGCTTCGTCGAATTCGCGAACGATGAACACGCCAAAGCCGCGATGTCCGCGCTCAACGGCAAGAACATCGACGGCCGCGATCTCACCGTGAACGAAGCCAAGCCCCGCGAAGCGGGTGGCGGCGGTCGCGGCGGATTCGGCGGCGGCGGTCGTGGTGGATTCGGTGGCGGCGGTCGCGGTGGAAACCGTGGCGGCGGCGGGGGCTGGTAAGTCCGGCGCCGTCTGCGCATCGGCGCTGTTCGAAGACGTGCGCTTTCCGAGAATTCGTAACGTTCGGAGATTCGATGTCTGAGAATCAGGGCTGTCCGAGAATCTGATGAATAGAGAAGACCGGAGCCGAAGGGTTCCGGTCTTTGTTTTTGAGTGAGCAATCGGGAGTGGGGGACCGCGTTGTGATTTGGGAGGGTCTTGCGATGAGGAAGTTGCTTGTTGCGCTGGTTGTGGTGGTGAGCGCGGTGCGCGCGCTGGCGGGGGATTTGTACAAGCCGAGCGAGCCGAAGCGCGAGGTGACGATCGTCGATGCGGAGTGGCGCGATGAGGCGCGCGGGCGCGAGATTCCGGTGCGGATGTACATTCCGAAATCGCAAGAGGGAGCGGAGAAAGGGAAGCTGCCGCTGATCGTGTTTTCGCACGGGCTGGGCGCATCGCGCGAGATGTACGGCTATTTCGGGAAGCACATGGCGGAATCGGGGTACATCGTGATCGCGCCGACGCACCACGGGAGCGACACGCAGGCGCTGAAAGAGTGGGTCAGTACGCACGGTTTGGGGAAGAAAAACGAGGATGGAGAAGGCTGGCTGCAGGCGGGGATTTCCGACCCCGACAATCTGCGGAACCGGCCCAAGGACATTTCATTCGTGATCGATCGCGCGGCGAAAGACCCGAGACTCGCGGCGCTTGTTGACATGGAGAAGATCGGCGTCGCGGGTCACTCTTTCGGCGCGTACACGGCGATGGCGATCGGCGGGATGACGGTCGATCTTCCGGAAGCGAAGTCGGTTTCGTTCCGCGATCCGCGCGTGAAAGCGGTTTTGCCGATGTCGCCCGAGGGGGCGGGGACGATGGGGATCACGAAGGAATCGTGGAACAACTTCGGTGCGCCCGTGCTCTTTCTCACCGGAACGAAGGACTACGGCAGCGGGGGGCGATCGGCCTCGTGGCGGCGGACGGGATTCGAGAGCGTGCGAGGGGTCGATGACTACCTGTTCACGATCGAGGGCGCGGGGCATATGACATTCGGCGGACCGGGGACAAGCGCTGCGCTCGGCGGGACCGGCGAGTCGGAGAACAAGTCGCTCGGCAGGCTGCGCGACCGGATCCGCGATCGCGTGCGCGAGAAGGCCGCGGAAAAGAGCGGCGGAACGGACCCGGAGGTGAACGCGCACGTGCTGAATATCGAGTCGTACAGCGGCGCGTTCTTTGATGCGTACGTGAAATCGGACGCGGGCGCGAAAGCGTGGCTCGTCGACTACGCCTCACAGAAGCACGAAGATTGTGCCGCGGAATTCAAGCCGGCGAAGTAGAATCGCGGGAGGAGCGCCTCCGATGATCCGCAAGTTGTCTTCGGGCAAGTACCGGCTCTATTCGCGCAAGGTGAATCCCAAGACGGGCAAACGCAGGAACCTGGGCACGTTTTCAACGCGTGCGGCGGCGGAGAAGCACGAGCGCGCCGTGCAGTATTTCAAGCGTCGCGGCTGAAGGGAGATGGAAACGGGCATGATCAACGGCATTCACACGATCGTGTATGCGCAGGATGCCGAGAAGGCGCGGGCGTTCTTTCGCGATGTGCTCGGGTTCGGAAGCGTCGATGCGGGGCGGGGCTGGCTGATCTTCGCGTTGCCGCCGGGAGAGATCGCGGCGCACCCTGCGGAGCCCCATCAGGCGGGGCGGCACGGGCTGTACTTCATGTGCGACGACATCGAGCGGACGATCCGGGAGCTGAAATCAAAAAGCGTCGAGTTCGAGGGCGAACCGATCGATCGAGGGTGGGGGATACTTGTATCGATGCGAGTGCCTGGGCTCGGCGCGATCGGCTTGTATCAGCCGAAACATCCGGTTGCGCACAGCAGGTAGCAAGAAATCAAGCGAATTTGAATTGGGACGTTGGTGTCCAAGATCGGCGCCAGAGGAGTTCTGAAACCCCCGCCGTCATCGCTTCGCAAAGCCTGCGCGATGACACCTCCCCCTTTGGCAAAGGGGGAGGACTATGCAGGGAGCACACAAAGAAAAAGCGGAGCCCGTATCACTTGGCGACCTGCAGCACCGCTGACGGAGCATTCGTTTCCATGAACTGCGTCGAGACGCCGACGATGCGCACGCGCACGGGGTTGAATTCCTTCTTTTCGACGAGGTACTTTTTGATCGCGTCCTGGCGCTCTTGCGCGAGGATGATGAGTAGATCCGCTGGGGCCTGGATGGTCTCGACGAGTTCGTTTTCCATGGCCGCGACCGCGGGTGCCGCGACTTCGGAGTTGGGGCCGACGAGCGCCGGCGCGGGCTTGCCCGCTTCGGCGGCCTTCTTGGCGAGCATCTCGTTGTACGCCACGACCATCTGATCTTCGAGCTGAGATTTGGTGAGCCGCGTGCCCTTCGCGCCGGTGCCGAAGAGTTTGACCGCGAACGAATCGCGCAGCGCTTCGTGGCGCACCTTCTTGCCGTCGGTGTCCATGTCGATCAGGCCCCAGATGCGCACCGCGGTCTCCGGCTGATCGTTGAGTTGCTTCGCGATCGTGCCGAGGCTCGCGAACCCGTCGGTCGTGATCTCGGATGTTCCCGAGACGAACATCACGCGCACGCCGGGGTTCTGATCCTGGCGCCCGTTCGCGGCGCGGAGCGCCTCCATCTTCTTCATCATCTCGTACCGCAGACCGTTGCTCTGCGCGTTTCCATTCTGAATCCGGTTGGCGATGCGCGCGGTCGGGTTGCCACGCATTCGTCCCCCTCCTCCACCCCCGCCCCCTCCCGCGCCGGGTGCTCCTGAGCCGGGCGATCCTGCTCCCGGTGAGCCTGAGCCGGGGGCCGGCTGGTTTCCGTTGCCGGGTTGGCCTTGGTTGTTGCCGGGCGCGCCGGGTTGATTCCCGTTGGGTTGTCCGTTCGGACCACCATTTCTTCCGTTGTTGTTTTGGCCGCCATTGGGGCCACCATTTGGACCGCCCGGACCGAAGTCGCGGCGATCGGGTCGCGGCGCGGGGCTGGGCGGTTCATCGCCCGCGCGCGGCTTGAACGTATCGAGCGAAGCGAGATTGATGTCCTTGCTCGGCTCGCGCGGGCCACGGAAGCCGCCGGGTCCGCCCGGTCCACCGGGGCCGAAGGGGAACTGCGGCGTTTCACCTTTGGCGACACGCTTGGCCATGTCGTCGAACATCTGCTCGCGGATCTGCTGCATGACTTCGCGGTTTGATTCGTCGCGGAAGAAGTCGCGGCGCTCGCCTTCTTCCTTCATCGTGCCCATCTTCTCGCGGAAGAGGCGATCCATTTCGGTCTTGTACTGGGCCTGGCGGAGTTCGTCCATGTTCTGAAAGCGCGCGGTCGCCATCGCGGCTTTGCCTTCTTCGAATGTCTTGGGCAATTGCAGCGGGCGGTTGCGGACGAAGAGCACGCCGCCATAGACCAGCGCGGCGCAAGCCATGCCGGCGAGCCCAATCGCGGCGATTTTCTTCTGTTTGGGAGTCCAGTCGTGCGAGACGGCCTTGCTCGCGCTGGATGCCGCGGCGGAGAAGAGGTCGCGCCGGGATGAACCGCCACCCTTGTGCTTGTCGGGGATGTCGAGGCCCTCTAGAAGACTTGGGTTTTTGTTCATGGTCTTGCTCACTGGGGAGGTGGGTAGAAGTGGCGAAGTGGCAGAGTGGCAAAGAAAAGCAGGGAGTTCACCACAGAGGACACAGAGGACACAGAGAAAGACGGGAGAGGCATGGGAGTGGCGGATTTCGGAGCGAAAGGCAGGTGAAACACAGAAGGCCACGGAGAACCACGGAGGCGGACACGGAGAAAGGAGCGGAGCGGGAGAATCTCAAATCTCAAATCTCAAATCTCAAATGGCAGATGGTGAAATCGGGTGCGCTTGGGGAACGGGCGTCGAGACTTGAGGTAGGGGTTACTGGGTGTTGGCATCGAATCGGCCGGCGTGACCGTCGGCGAACAAAACGTTGCGCACGCGGTGGAAGAAGGAGACGGTGACAGGGTCGCCCTCGCCGGGCTGCTTGTCGAAGGTGCCGCCGTCGAAGTCGTAGATGATCGGCGTGTTGGTGGGCTGGGTGCGGAGGTACATCGCGAAGAAGTTGCGGCGGCGACCGTTTGAATCGGTGCCGGTGAATTCATCGCCGAGGGCGCTGACGTAGGTGTAGGAACTGCCTCCGATTTTTTCGGTGACGGGGGTCGTCGAGGTGTCTTTGAAAGTCTCTCTCCAGATGACGCGATCGCCGGGGCAGCGCCAGGCGGGGCTCTCGCGATCGAGCTGATCGAGCATGGCGATGTTGAGCGGGGGGTTGGGGTCGCCGCTGAGCCACGGATCGGGCATGTACTTGGCGACGGGGAACTTTTCCTTCCACTGGTTTTTGTAGAGCTCGACCGCCTGGCCGACGGAACGCATGTTGACGGTGCACGCGGCACGCCGTGCGGAATCGCGGGCCGGGCCGAGTGCCGGGAGCAGGATGGCGATGAGCAGCGCGATGATCGAGATGACGACCAGGAGCTCGATGATGGTGAAGGCGTGAAGGAGCTTGGCGCGGGAGGTGGGGGGAGTAAATGGTGTGGAGCGGGCGCGTTGCGCGGGCGCTAAAGAACGACGGATATTGGACTTGGAACTGGGCATGGGCGCGGAGACTCCGCTGGGAGAGAAGAACCGGAAGGGATAACGGTATCGGGGCTGGGGTATTTCGGAAAAGAGGGGGTTTGGCACCGGGAAAAGGAGGCACTTGGTACTAGGCATTAGGGGGCAGGCATTGGGCACTGGGAGGCGGGAGTCGGGAGAGATCGCGGCCAGCCTGGGCAGAATCGGATTCTGCGTGAAGCGCAGCATTGCTGCTCGGTGGATGGGTTGCGGCGCGCCGAGCCTGAGTGTGCCGGTGGCCCGGGCCCTGGGAAGGCAGCGCAATTCTCTTTGCCTTTCGATCCAATCGCACTGACCTTGAAGCAAGCTCAGTGCTACGAAGTCGATGCCATCTGGCTGAGTCTGCAATGGCCGCTGTCGCCACAACGGCTTCACGACATCGCAGTCGTCCAATTCTTCCGCATTTCCCGCGACTTGATCACGGCGAGATAGAGTCCCGCGAGTTCGCATGCTGCCACGATTGCGATCGACACCCAAGCCAGGGTAAGCGGTGTCCGGAGCGTGGGGAGCAGAATGCCGACGAGATTCACGAGCAGCAAGACGGCCGTCGCGACAAACGCCAGCGATTCAAAGACGGACGCCCAGCGAGTAATTGACAGGTTCTGCATATGGCGGGCGTCGGTAGCGACCGCCCGAACGACAATCATGAATGAAGCGATGGAAATGAGCAGTACAACCGGCTCGCGTGCCTCGCTGATGTCGGGACTCAGCCATTCCAGACCACGGGTCAGGGCCACGACGGAGAGCAGGCAGGAGAAAAAGATCGAAGGGCGGCGCAGGAGCCCGAGACGGAGTCGGGTGTTGGCGGCGAAAGCAGCCGCCGCGACAAGGATCCAGATCGCGACGCCGAGCCACATTGGCGGGCGACTGGCGAGGGGAACGGCAGGTGGCCATGACCGTGCGTTGCAGTGGCTCCCAAATCCCATCTCAGGCATCGTGGCACTGACCTCGTTTTGAGGTCAGTGCGTCTTTCTGCCTTCGCCGGTTTGCGATCAAGGGCCACTGACCTTGAAGCAAGGTCAGTGCCACGAAGTCGAAATCAACCGCCGATGAACTGCCTCGCCCTCAAATCCAGTTGAATCAAATCAGTGGCGCCTGCGGCGCGTGGCGATCAGTCCGGCGAGAGAGAACGCTGCCGCGGTGCTTGGGGTTGGGACAGGGAAGAGGGAGAAGGTGCTGGGGATGCACGAGACGAGCGGGGCGCCGCCGAAGGCGGTGGGATAGAAGCCATAGGGGGTGTTGCCGCCGGTGCAGATTGATTCATGGAGCCAGGTCAGGCGGTAGTCGCCGGGCGGAAGATAGCCGCCGAGTGCGAAGGGGATGAAGAAGTTTCCGACGCCGTTGATGGTGGTGTCGGACATGTTGACGTAGGAGAAGCCGGTGTTGATGTCGGTCAGCGTGAACTCAGCGGTGACGGCGTGGTACGAGCCCGTGTTGTAAGAGGTGCCCTGGCTCACGCCGTTCCAGGTCCAGGCCAGGCCCTGTGAGAGGTTGAACGAGATTTCGCCGTAGGCGCGGCCGTAGGACTCTTCGAGTCGGTGCGGGCCGATGTTGGACGCGAAGACCTCTGCGGAGGTGCAGGCGTCGAGTGTCGCGCCCCAGAACGGGCCCCCGACACCCGGACTTGTGGGATTGAATGTGGCGGCGACCACGGCGAAGCCGCGGCCGGAGAACCCGTTGTTGTTGAACAGGCGATTCTCGGTGGCGGAGAAATCATTGCCCGTGCCGGGCGGCGTGCTGGTTTGACCGAAGTTTCCGACGGTTGTGCTGTTCGGAAGCACGTAGTGGGCGTTGGCCTGTGAGACTTGATACGAGGCCGTCAGGGTGCCTTGGGCGCGGACGACAGACGCAGTGGCGGCGGCTCCGACGACGAAGGCGATCACAAACTGGTTCATCTCTCACTCCTTTTTGAACGAGGGCGGGGCTCTCCGGTCGAGGCGAGGGCAGATCGGTCGGCGCGCGCATGCATCGCCTC
The DNA window shown above is from Phycisphaeraceae bacterium and carries:
- a CDS encoding RNA-binding protein; this encodes MKLYVGNLSFSTSEQRLREIFSEHGDVSSATLVMDRETGRPRGFGFVEFANDEHAKAAMSALNGKNIDGRDLTVNEAKPREAGGGGRGGFGGGGRGGFGGGGRGGNRGGGGGW
- a CDS encoding VOC family protein — encoded protein: MINGIHTIVYAQDAEKARAFFRDVLGFGSVDAGRGWLIFALPPGEIAAHPAEPHQAGRHGLYFMCDDIERTIRELKSKSVEFEGEPIDRGWGILVSMRVPGLGAIGLYQPKHPVAHSR
- a CDS encoding prepilin-type N-terminal cleavage/methylation domain-containing protein: MPSSKSNIRRSLAPAQRARSTPFTPPTSRAKLLHAFTIIELLVVISIIALLIAILLPALGPARDSARRAACTVNMRSVGQAVELYKNQWKEKFPVAKYMPDPWLSGDPNPPLNIAMLDQLDRESPAWRCPGDRVIWRETFKDTSTTPVTEKIGGSSYTYVSALGDEFTGTDSNGRRRNFFAMYLRTQPTNTPIIYDFDGGTFDKQPGEGDPVTVSFFHRVRNVLFADGHAGRFDANTQ
- a CDS encoding acetylxylan esterase encodes the protein MRKLLVALVVVVSAVRALAGDLYKPSEPKREVTIVDAEWRDEARGREIPVRMYIPKSQEGAEKGKLPLIVFSHGLGASREMYGYFGKHMAESGYIVIAPTHHGSDTQALKEWVSTHGLGKKNEDGEGWLQAGISDPDNLRNRPKDISFVIDRAAKDPRLAALVDMEKIGVAGHSFGAYTAMAIGGMTVDLPEAKSVSFRDPRVKAVLPMSPEGAGTMGITKESWNNFGAPVLFLTGTKDYGSGGRSASWRRTGFESVRGVDDYLFTIEGAGHMTFGGPGTSAALGGTGESENKSLGRLRDRIRDRVREKAAEKSGGTDPEVNAHVLNIESYSGAFFDAYVKSDAGAKAWLVDYASQKHEDCAAEFKPAK